Within Paralichthys olivaceus isolate ysfri-2021 chromosome 19, ASM2471397v2, whole genome shotgun sequence, the genomic segment GCGCTCTGTGCCGCTGCGTCGCCTTCTAATTTGTCAGCAAAGAGAACTGAGCGGCTTTAGTTGGCGTCTAAAACTGTCTCCCAGGGGGCACTGGGGCAGACCACCAACGCTTTTCGGCCACCATGCTGcgtcaacacaacaaaacaaaagcacaaagcTGCAGCGGGGTCGCTTTGTAGCTCAGCTTTAATGTGTCCGGCTGCCCCGCTGTCGTGTGGCCTCGTCCTCCTGGAGGCAACACGAACTGTGAGGGACACAACGAGGTGCTGAGGGAGACATCACTCTGTCATTACTGTCCACATGGTTGTGTTGCTCTGGTTGTGCTGCTCTGGTTGTTATTGCTGTGCtgctctggttgtgttgtgttgctctggttgtgttgttgtgttgctctggttgtgttgtgttgctctggttgtgttgctgtgttaatctggttgtgttgttgtgttgctctggttgtgttgtgttgctctggttgtgttgctgtgttgctcgtggttgtgttgctgtgttgctgtggttgtgttgtgttgctctggttgttttgctgtgttgctctggttgtgttgttgtgttgctgtggttgtgttgctctggttgtgttgttgtgttgctctggttgtgttgctgtgttgctctggttgtgttgttgtgttgctctggttgtgttgctgtgttgctctggttgtgttgttgtgttgctgtggttgtgttgctctggttgtgttgctgtgttgctctggttgtgttgttgtgttgctctggttgtgttgtgttgctctggttgtgttgttgttgtgttgctctggttgtgttgctgtgttgctctggttgtgttgttgttgtgttgctctggttgtgttgctgtgttgctctggttgtgttgttgtgttgctctggttgtgttgctgttgtgttgcGTCCTCTCTGTTGTCAGCTTTAGTTTTTCAAACGTTCACGTTGTGTAACTGTGATTCAGCACAAAACCGATGAATGGATGAAAAGAAGTTTTTAATGAAACTTTAACGAGATGAATCTGTTCACATTGAAAACAAGGCGAGTGTTGTGACGTCTTCAGGTGACGAACAGAACCcggatgccccccccccccatcacggTCCCAGTTAATCCCTGGgggagttgggggggggggggggtcagaggcTCTGAAAGGCTGCGGCTCAGTTTAACATCAATTAGCAGAAAGCTGCCCCCCCCCGCAGAGACGGTGCtattggctgtgtgtgtgtgtgggtgtgtgtgtgtgtgtgtgtgtgtgtgtgtgtgtgggtgtgtgtgtgtgcatttacaaacaaaaacaatttgtgTCTCATCATCGGAGCAGCTCGTCTTCTGTCTTCACATGAGTTTGACAGACATGTACGATGACGCTCTGTTAGCAGCTAAGCTAACAAGGCTACAGACACTTTACGGATCCTGTTAAATTATTTAACACTGAATGAATCTGTTTGAACTTTTCTCTCGTTGCTTCAGACGTTCACATCATCGTCTTCACAGAAACGTCTCTGAGGTCATTTCTCCGTCTGTGAGCGCGGCTCAACCACGAGCTCGGGGAAACCCGTCTCCACGTCCAGCTCTCTGGTGAACTGCAGGTCGAGCGCCTCGCCGACCACCACCTCGGCCGTGGTGAACACCTCCAGATCCCCCAGCACGTGACCCCCCACGGTCCTGCCCCCCCCGTCCGACAGGCAGACGTGGAGGTGGGCCTCTGGGTTCAAGGTGCCGACCAGGGACACGATCTCGTACCGACCGCTCAGGTGGATCGTCTGAGGGAGgagtcaggaacatgtcagtcACTGCAGGTCAAATATAATCAGGCCTGCCTCAGGACACAGAACATACACATAAGTACTCAAAACACAGTACACAGTATCACACAGTACACAGTTATAAGGTGAATGGTAGATTGGATTAGAGTATTGCAAAAATACTTCATGGGAAGTATCGTGAAATACTTGATCCACAAACTGAAGTAAATAAACCTGATATTCTTCTGTATTTATACTTTCGTCCCTGAGCGTGTGGAGTAATGACcgaacaggaagcagagaacGAATGAACGTGGACTTCACGAcctcatttgtgtttgttgccGTGGCGTTTGCCAGCCGGAGCGTTGCCTTGGTGACGCTGCCCACGCAGGTGATGATGAACGGCGCTCGCAGTCTCCGCTCCTGAACGAGCGCCCGCAGAGATCCCAGCAGCTCCTGACCCGGGCCGAACCGCACCGCGTGGACCCGCAGGGCCGAACCCCCTCCAGCTGAACTCTGGGAAATAGAAAGAGAAGAACtatttaaactgtgtgtgtgtgtgagtgtgtgtgtgtgtctgtgagtgtgtgtgtgtgtgtgtgtgtgtgtctgtgagtgtgtgtgtgtgtgtgtgtgtgtgtgtgtgtggtcgtcCATTCAGCTGTAACAGGATCAGTGTGTTAAACCAAACAGCagccgtgacctctgaccctgggggggggggggggggggggggttaatgaAGCTCAAACTGAtcaaaaatattcagatttagTCACTTTACAATTTTTCatgagtgaaaataataataatcaattaatctgattattttaaagtttcactttaatattttcaacaagtttctcaaaatgtatttaacttttcCCTGAACGACGTTTGACGTCAGTTCACTAAAACGCAGTGACAGTACTTCACTACATGTTCAGTCCGGCAGTATACGCAGTACTTTAGTCATACTTTTGACATGAAAacgtttaaaaataaaatatatcaaaaagTATTTCAGTGAAATGATATAGTGAATatatgaaaacctttattttacgGTATGAACGGTGCAGAACTGATGTTTGTAAAAGATTCCAGTTTTTTCTGGTGTCTCTGTATTTAAACTTcattataataaagtttatgatcATATTTCATAAAGTTTTGATGACGACATTGTCAGAATGACATCAGCTCCAGAGAATCCACATCTCAGTTTGTGTAAATGAAGTTCAGTGGATTCTTTCCTCAGCAGCTGAAACTTTAAtaaactgaaacatgaaataaaaagtgtgaACTCACCATGATTCTGCTCGAAGAACTGAACCCTGACACACACGATCTGCGCATGCTCAGTACAAACTGAGACTTCCTGTAGCGTCACTGTCTTTATCTCTGGTCTTttagcgccacctgctggtgaTGGTGCAGCTCTGCAACTGGATGAGactaaaataatcaaaatacaaactgtCGTGTTAATTACATGGGATCAGTTTGTGACgtaataataatcacaacaacaataaataatgttataataataaaaatctacATAATTAATAATGATAAGTATTATTCACATGTTATTTACAATAACACTCAGATTTATACAAacacaagctgcagcagcagaaaatcaACCGTCAGAAAAATCTTCTTCTCAAAAgttctgtgatgttt encodes:
- the LOC138405568 gene encoding bifunctional protein GlmU-like: MRRSCVSGFSSSSRIMSSAGGGSALRVHAVRFGPGQELLGSLRALVQERRLRAPFIITCVGSVTKATLRLANATATNTNETIHLSGRYEIVSLVGTLNPEAHLHVCLSDGGGRTVGGHVLGDLEVFTTAEVVVGEALDLQFTRELDVETGFPELVVEPRSQTEK